In one window of bacterium DNA:
- a CDS encoding NAD(P)/FAD-dependent oxidoreductase: protein MTGTEALTKPAPQEAEHFDVLIVGAGISGVGAAYHLTQQCPGRSFVVLENLESFGGTWQMHRFPGIRSDSDLYTFGYRFKPWTGPPIATAEEILTYMGEVIEENDLDRHIRYGHKITTASWSSEENLWTLEATRAETGEQVRFTANFLWMCQGYYRHATGYTPEWEGMEDFNGQIVHPQTWPEDLDYKGKNVVVIGSGATAATLVPAIAGDCGHVTMLQRSPTYFIPGLNQNELADQLRELEIDETWIHEITRRKILHDQAAITRLSFEQPEFLKNELIGAVRALLGPDYDVDKHFTPSYRPWRQRIAFVPDGDIFKGITSGAASVVTDEIDRFTEKGILLKSGNTLEADIIVTATGFNLSVLGDIAFAVDGDPVDFSETVTYRGMMFTGIPNMLWVFGYFRASWTLRVELLCDFVCRLLNHMKENRLEKVTPVLREQDKDMPLLPWMDPENFNPGYLMRSMHLLPKRGDKPEWQHTQDYWAEKNDIPNIELDDEVFEYE, encoded by the coding sequence ATGACCGGAACAGAAGCACTCACGAAGCCCGCGCCGCAGGAAGCCGAGCATTTCGATGTCCTGATCGTTGGAGCCGGAATCTCGGGAGTCGGCGCGGCCTATCATCTTACTCAGCAATGCCCAGGCCGGAGCTTCGTCGTCCTCGAGAACCTGGAGAGCTTTGGTGGCACATGGCAGATGCACCGCTTCCCGGGAATCCGTTCCGACAGTGATCTCTACACCTTCGGCTATCGCTTCAAGCCCTGGACCGGGCCACCGATCGCGACGGCTGAAGAGATCCTCACCTACATGGGCGAGGTGATCGAAGAGAACGATCTCGATAGGCACATCCGCTACGGACACAAGATTACGACGGCCAGCTGGTCGAGCGAAGAGAATCTCTGGACGCTCGAGGCCACCCGCGCAGAGACCGGAGAGCAGGTGCGCTTTACCGCCAACTTCCTCTGGATGTGCCAGGGCTACTACAGGCACGCCACGGGCTACACGCCCGAGTGGGAAGGGATGGAGGATTTCAACGGCCAGATCGTCCATCCCCAGACCTGGCCGGAGGATCTGGACTACAAGGGGAAGAACGTCGTGGTCATCGGCTCGGGCGCGACCGCGGCAACGCTCGTGCCCGCGATCGCTGGCGACTGCGGTCATGTCACGATGCTGCAGCGTTCCCCGACCTACTTCATTCCGGGCCTCAATCAGAACGAGCTTGCGGATCAGTTGCGTGAGCTGGAGATCGACGAGACGTGGATCCACGAGATCACGCGTAGGAAGATCCTGCACGACCAGGCCGCGATCACCCGCCTGTCCTTCGAGCAGCCCGAGTTCCTGAAGAACGAGCTGATCGGAGCGGTTCGTGCGCTACTCGGCCCGGACTACGACGTCGACAAGCACTTCACGCCTTCCTATCGGCCCTGGAGGCAACGCATCGCCTTCGTACCGGACGGCGACATCTTCAAGGGGATCACTTCTGGTGCGGCTTCGGTCGTGACCGACGAGATCGATCGCTTCACCGAGAAGGGTATCCTGCTGAAATCGGGCAATACCCTGGAAGCCGACATCATCGTCACGGCGACTGGCTTCAACTTGAGCGTGCTAGGCGATATTGCATTCGCCGTCGATGGCGATCCCGTCGATTTCTCCGAGACCGTTACCTATCGCGGCATGATGTTCACCGGCATTCCGAACATGCTGTGGGTCTTCGGATACTTCCGAGCCAGTTGGACCCTACGCGTCGAACTGCTCTGTGATTTCGTCTGCCGGCTCCTCAACCACATGAAGGAGAATCGCCTCGAGAAGGTCACGCCCGTTCTCCGGGAGCAGGACAAGGACATGCCCCTCCTCCCCTGGATGGATCCGGAGAACTTCAACCCGGGCTATCTGATGCGAAGCATGCACTTGCTTCCGAAACGAGGCGACAAGCCCGAATGGCAGCACACCCAGGACTATTGGGCGGAGAAGAACGACATTCCGAACATCGAGCTCGACGACGAGGTGTTCGAGTACGAATGA